CCCTGGCCCAGCGGGAGTTCCTGAACCTGGCCCTGAGCCTGCAGCGGGAGCGCGGCCTTGGTTTCCTCTGGATCACTCACGATCTCGCTCTGGCAGCCGAGGCCTGTGATCGCCTGCTGGTGATGTACGGCGGGGAAGCCATGGAGGCGGGGCCAACCCGAGTTGTGCTTGCCAGGCCGCGCCATCCCTACACCGCCCGGTTGTTGTCAGCAGCCCGGCAGGAGCCATCCACGGACGCCGGCTACCTCCCCGCCCCTCAACATCGACTGACCGGCTGTCCATTCCAGCCACGTTGCCTCCAAAGGGAGGACTCCTGCGCCACCTGGGGGGCCTGGAGCGCTGATGGGGACGTCGATCAATATGGCGTCAAAAAAGGCTTTGGCCTGCGTTGCGAACACCCCCTCTGACCCCTATCGTGTGGTCACCATGCACCCGCTGCTCCGATCGCTCGACTTAAACCCAATCGCTGGGAATGAGACCACTGTGTACGGTGTGCATCCCATTCGAGAAGCTGCTCCAGCTCGATCCAGGGGCATTCCCATCCTCTTCAGTTTGGGAATGACGCCACTGATCCTCTATGGACTTTCCATCAGTCTGACCCATGGCCATTTGGATTCGTTGATCCGAAGAGAACCAAGCCAGCACCGCGAATCCGTCTCCCTTACGGTTCAGGAAGCAGAAGTAGCCTTTATCAGGCCTCCGACCAAGTACCTCATGGGATCAGAGTCCCCTGGAGGTGAGGGCCATCGAGAGGGGACCGATGGTCTTGATCCCCGTTTGGTGGCCCATACATCCATCTTCTCCCAGCCCAGCGACGCCATCGATCCCGATGAACTGACCCTGTCTCCCAGGGCAACACCAGTTTTTTTGTCTCTAAATCCAACCCTTCCGCTTCGAAGCGGTGGCAATGGTTTGGCAAGCGGAACCGGACGAGATTCAGCCAGGGGTTCTGGCGGGCATATTCGAGAGCAAAAAACCTATGACTTCAAACTCATTCCGACTCGACAGGTCAGCGTAAGGCATCAACTGAAGCCGGGCGAACCAACCAAGGTCGCCGCAGATGTCTTGGTGCGGTTGCAGATTGGAGAGGATGGTGTGCCCATGGATGCAAGTGTCCTCTCCGGCCCGGCCTTCCTTCATGCGGAATCCATCCAGGCAGCCTTGCAGTGGCGGTTTGAGCCCTTGGCCCCCCACGGACTCAAGGCTCCCTTGTCACTAACCTTGGTGTTCCAGCCTTTCCTGCTGCCGGCGCTATAGCCCGCCCTGGAACCCGCGCCCCGCCCGTGAGACCATGGGTTGCAAGGTCCCGCAGGTCGCGGGCCCGGACAAAGGCTTCCCATGCTGACCTTGCCCCTGATGCGCGCATTGACCTTCGACGACGTTCTGCTCGTTCCGGGGTTCTCGGAGCTCCACCCCAACCAGGTGGATCTGGGCACCCGGATCACCCGCGACATCGCCCTGCGCATCCCCCTGATCTCGGCCGCCATGGATACGGTGACCGAAAGCCGCATGGCCATTGCGCTGGCACAGCTGGGCGGCATCGGCATCATCCACAAGAACCTCAGCCCCGAGCGCCAGGCCGAGGAGGTGGACAAGGTGAAGCGCAGTGAATCCGGCATGATCACGGATCCCATCACCATCGAGCCCGACGCCCCCATCCGCGAGGCCGAGGCCCTCATGGCCAAGTTCCGCATCAGCGGCGTGCCGGTGGTGGAAGGGCACAAGCTGGTGGGCATTCTCACCAACCGCGATCTGCGCTTCGAGACCCGCTGGGACATCCCCGTGCGCGAGGCCATGACCAAGGACAACCTGGTGACCGTGCCCGTGGGCACCACCCTGCAAGAGGCCCGCGCCATCCTGCAGAAGCACCGCATTGAGAAGCTGCTGGTGGTGGACGGCCAGGGTCAGCTCAAGGGCCTCATCACGGTCAAGGACATCGAGAAGTCCATCGAATACCCCAACGCGTGCAAGGACGCCTTCGGCCGCCTGCGCGTGGGCGCCGCTGTGGGCGTGGGCAAGGATCTGCTCACTCGTGCGGCCGCGCTGGTGGAGGCCAAGGTCGACGTGCTCTGCCTCGACAGCTCGCACGGGCACAGCCAGGGCGTGCTGGATGCCGTGAAGGCCCTCAAGCAGGCGCATCCCCAGGTCCCAGTCATCGCAGGCAACGTGGCCACCTACCAGGGCGCCAAGGATCTCTGCGCCGCTGGCGCCGACGCCGTGAAGGTGGGCATCGGGCCCGGCTCCATCTGCACCACCCGCATCGTCACCGGCGCGGGCATGCCCCAGATTACGGCCGTGAGTGAAGCCAGCCGGGCCTGCCGCGAAGCGGGCGTGGCCTGCATCGCCGATGGCGGCATCAAGTTCAGCGGCGACGTGGCCAAGGCCATCGCCGCTGGCGCGGACTGCGTCATGATCGGCAGCCTCTTCGCAGGCACCGACGAGGCCCCGGGCGAAACCATCTTCTTCGGCGGTCGCACCTTCAAGGCCTACCGCGGCATGGGCAGCCTCGGCGCCATGAAGCAGGGCAGCAAGGACCGCTACTTCCAGGAAGGCAAGGACGACACCAAGCTCG
This sequence is a window from Geothrix sp. PMB-07. Protein-coding genes within it:
- the guaB gene encoding IMP dehydrogenase; amino-acid sequence: MLTLPLMRALTFDDVLLVPGFSELHPNQVDLGTRITRDIALRIPLISAAMDTVTESRMAIALAQLGGIGIIHKNLSPERQAEEVDKVKRSESGMITDPITIEPDAPIREAEALMAKFRISGVPVVEGHKLVGILTNRDLRFETRWDIPVREAMTKDNLVTVPVGTTLQEARAILQKHRIEKLLVVDGQGQLKGLITVKDIEKSIEYPNACKDAFGRLRVGAAVGVGKDLLTRAAALVEAKVDVLCLDSSHGHSQGVLDAVKALKQAHPQVPVIAGNVATYQGAKDLCAAGADAVKVGIGPGSICTTRIVTGAGMPQITAVSEASRACREAGVACIADGGIKFSGDVAKAIAAGADCVMIGSLFAGTDEAPGETIFFGGRTFKAYRGMGSLGAMKQGSKDRYFQEGKDDTKLVPEGIEGQVPYKGRMADLVTQLMGGLRAGMGLSGGKSIADFQQKATFVEISGSGLRESHAHDVMITKEAPNYRME